One Kaistella polysaccharea DNA segment encodes these proteins:
- a CDS encoding FeoA family protein — protein sequence MKRDISDKLCCFPRNKFGKILGYENNDLVMPNKIIEMGLLPQTVFKVLYQAPFSGPLYIEFGDEKSRIALREEEARFIIVESLT from the coding sequence TTGAAAAGAGATATTTCAGATAAATTATGTTGCTTCCCGCGGAATAAGTTTGGGAAAATACTCGGTTATGAAAATAATGACCTTGTAATGCCCAATAAAATTATTGAAATGGGACTATTGCCACAAACCGTTTTTAAAGTGCTCTATCAGGCACCATTCAGTGGACCGCTTTATATTGAGTTCGGTGACGAAAAAAGCAGAATTGCACTTCGAGAAGAAGAAGCACGGTTCATTATCGTAGAAAGTTTAACTTAA